A stretch of Oncorhynchus mykiss isolate Arlee chromosome 14, USDA_OmykA_1.1, whole genome shotgun sequence DNA encodes these proteins:
- the si:ch211-153b23.4 gene encoding uncharacterized protein si:ch211-153b23.4: protein MAELEAESLHFSVGILGISGGSLLLLVNNYGSSPEKSLIPHTALGVLLLIIAALLAYSGVRRSLSQSRLFSSVCLTVSALWGGSGLVYLLVGERVLGATELRTSLVPGLAAFTLALLILAIVSLFQREVVFFIITLSISLACGHQIAGLSSPGFGQSATAACYLLVTLVGAYFGCGRLLSFITRGRVEAPGTRLKKRRAGGQGSRGPEDCNDVVPVGLVMNLLSASVLACPLLAVVPQLSAGHVPWLWTAAVFQLGVCVLSYRAMDSLTATFYGFTSILHFTEGYRALLTAPSFSILPSSPVPFPVVFSVLFFILALFSCQKSLAEGLYQLFFVAYTIALAAQPSLSFQAGAQGVQAAIFVVSAVMLLITSYNMLANRIPTGEGMFKALVMRVSNLTLRPRDRQLHDPYLGYSRYADAEVLGHACSVLAAFSITSSVEERDPLVVLVLPWTVVAGGILQLLVGSVAFSRGKTLESTAFILYGVMWSVWGLTRYGGLYGDTRGFNVAVGIISFLLFNSLVTVGALFLNIAWFLYAATFHLIIISFLLDAVGALPYGYDIGVSIVFGLVSFYCFLSGLFNMTFLTPQLPLGRALVRLSGEGGGGRDTCPHVPARKATAVHQIAEIMKSGGICGMPTDTVYVLVAACNRPEAVEKAYRCKQQAQDRPMSLWVSSINQLEPVRSLLSPLLWDFMSAAWPSSISMVIPRGPWMEVFGLGESAKHIGTPQSIAIRNPDCAVATHLINLVGPIAVTSANPTGEADTTHHNQVYAKLGDKVDGVLCDGPSPENSASTVVDCTKIESGHIGFFRVGLIPKSQVLQIFEDVQKRHSHGQINPGFETDLTEPGPNLTDPQRHTEQHNTQSPESSPVPPATQSPAYIDTSPHPSDSPSP, encoded by the exons gTGTGCGACGCAGCTTGTCCCAGTCCCGTTTGTTCTCCAGTGTGTGTCTGACAGTGTCGGCCCTTTGGGGTGGATCCGGCCTGGTCTACCTGCTGGTTGGGGAGCGGGTGTTGGGGGCCACAGAGCTGAGGACCTCTCTGGTCCCTGGTCTTGCAGCCTTCACCCTGGCCCTCCTCATCCTGGCTATAGTCTCGCTCTTCCAGAGAGAG GTGGTCTTCTTTATCATCACCCTCTCTATCAGTCTGGCTTGTGGGCACCAAATCGCCGGTCTCTCCTCCCCGGGCTTCGGCCAGTCTGCCACCGCTGCCTGCTACCTGCTGGTCACTCTGGTGGGGGCGTACTTCGGCTGTGGCCGCCTGCTCTCCTTTATCACCCGAGGTAGAGTGGAGGCTCCTGGGACACGGCTGAAGAAGAGGAGGGCTGGGGGTCAGGGGTCCAGAGGTCCAGAGGACTGTAATGACGTGGTACCTGTAGGCCTGGTGATGAACCTCCTGTCTGCCAGTGTGTTAGCCTGCCCCCTACTGGCCGTGGTTCCTCAGCTCTCTGCGGGTCACGTCCCCTGGCTATGGACGGCTGCTGTATTCCAGCTGGGGGTGTGTGTCCTCTCCTACAGGGCCATGGACTCTCTGACAGCCACCTTCTATGGCTTCACCTCCATCCTACACTTCACTGAGGGCTACAGAGCTCTCCTCACagctccctccttctccatcctcccctcctccccagttCCCTTCCCCGTtgtcttctctgttctgttcttcatCCTGGCTCTGTTCAGTTGTCAGAAGAGTCTAGCTGAGGGTCTGTATCAGCTGTTCTTTGTAGCGTATACCATCGCCCTCGCCGCCCAGCCATCCCTGTCCTTCCAGGCCGGGGCGCAGGGTGTACAGGCGGCAATCTTTGTCGTGTCAGCTGTGATGCTACTGATCACCTCCTACAACATGTTAGCCAATAGGATCCCTACGGGGGAGGGCATGTTCAAGGCCTTGGTGATGCGTGTCAGCAACCTGACGCTCCGCCCCCGTGACAGACAGCTCCACGACCCTTACCTGGGCTACTCCAGGTATGCGGACGCCGAGGTGTTGGGCCACGCCTGCTCCGTGCTCGCTGCCTTCTCCATCACGTCGTCCGTGGAGGAGCGGGACCCGCTGGTTGTGCTGGTGCTGCCTTGGACTGTGGTGGCTGGGGGCATCCTACAGCTGCTGGTCGGCTCTGTAGCCTTCTCCCGAG GTAAGACACTGGAGAGCACGGCATTCATCCTGTACGGTGTCATGTGGTCTGTCTGGGGGCTGACGCGGTACGGAGGTCTCTACGGTGACACCCGAGGTTTCAACGTAGCGGTCGGCATCATCAGCTTCCTGTTGTTCAACAGTCTGGTGACGGTAGGAGCTCTGTTCCTgaacatagcctggttcctctacgCCGCGACCTTTCACCTCATTATCATCTCCTTTCTGCTGGATGCCGTCGGAGCACTGCCTTATGGGTACGATATCGGCGTGTCTATCGTGTTCGGCCTGGTGTCTTTCTACTGCTTCCTGTCTGGTCTGTTCAACATGACCTTCCTGACCCCCCAGTTGCCCCTGGGAAGGGCCCTGGTTAGGCTGAgcggggaaggaggaggagggcgggACACGTGTCCACATGTCCCGGCACGCAAGGCCACCGCTGTTCACCAGATAGCAG agATCATGAAGAGTGGGGGTATATGTGGGATGCCCACTGACACAGTCTATGTACTGGTGGCAGCCTGTAACAGACCTGAGGCTGTGGAGAAGGCATACAG gTGTAAGCAGCAGGCCCAGGACCGGCCCATGTCTCTGTGGGTCTCCTCTATAAACCAGTTAGAACCGGTCAGAtccctgctgtctcctctgctcTGGGACTTCATGAGCGCTGCATGGCCCTCATCTATCAGCATGGTCATACCCAGGG GCCCGTGGATGGAGGTGTTTGGTCTGGGGGAATCAGCTAAACACATTGGAACCCCTCAGAGCATCGCTATCAGGAACCCAGACTGTGCAGTAGCTACTCATCTTATCAACCTG GTGGGTCCCATCGCTGTGACGTCAGCCAACCCCACAGGAGaagcagacaccacacaccacaaccaGGTGTACGCCAAGCTGGGAGACAAG gtgGATGGTGTGTTGTGTGATGGGCCGTCCCCTGAAAACAGTGCCTCCACTGTGGTCGACTGCACCAAGATAGAGAGCGGCCATATTGGATTCTTCAGAGTGGGCCTCATCCCCAAGTCCCAG GTGCTCCAGATCTTTGAAGACGTCCAGAAAAGGCACTCCCATGGCCAGATAAACCCTGGATTTGAAACAGACCTCACAGAGCCTGGCCCTAACCTGACAgaccctcagagacacacagaacaacacaatacacagtCCCCAGAATCCTCTCCAGTTCCACCAGCCACCCAGTCTCCTGCCTACATAGACACCTCTCCACATCCATCAGACTCCCCAAGCCCCTAG